One window from the genome of Dolosigranulum savutiense encodes:
- a CDS encoding PolC-type DNA polymerase III: MALDRHDLFQVLLKQLNLAEQSNYSELKRGEIQSLTVLKSKHQWNLQLQFPSLLPVDQYILLRSQLDRTFADIATIHLTISTEDKTYDEADMTDYWRVACQLSEIDSPLCNQLFAESTPVIKQGKPIFYIEHELTLDKFKQDFFAVINAAYHQVGFPDNFRIEPVVDKQKSQDKVNEFKEEKEKQDEALAQRLTEQFHEVQARQQQQQAHVDTPSGPIQIGRDIPENDPIREMQTVVSEEGQVTFEGYLFDVTIRDLRSGRKLLLMSMTDYTSSFRLKKFLNPNEEATAELIKEGVWMRARGRVQEDTFDKDIVMMVQSLQEIKKESRKDTAPDDRKRIELHAHSTMSQMDSVVSPTELVEKAAEFGHAAVALSDHAVLQGYPDAHFAAQKHGIKMIYGLEAYLVDDGVPVAYHPAELNLQEATYVVFDVETTGLSAIYDKIIELAAVKMVDGQIIEEFQEFIDPGHELSETTINLTGITDDMVRGSKSEEEVLEAFKAFTKDTILVAHNASFDMGFLNAAYNNHQLGESTLPVIDTLELSRTLHPNIKTHRLNTLAKRYDVALEQHHRAIYDSQTTARLLWIFLKEARDKFQMETHRSLNDRVGEGDAYKQARPTHATILVKNATGLKNLFKIVSESLTHYYYRVPRVPKSLLNKYRDGLLVGSGCGQGEVFEAMMQKGMDEARSVSKYYDYIELMPKEAYIDLIDRELIQDEANLEDILRNLIKLAHNENKYPVAVGNVHYLEPRDAIFRDILLETSKKGARAHTRNPQVHFRTTDEMLTAFSFLEPELAEEIVIDNTHKIADSIDIISPVRTDLYTPKMEGAEAEIRQMSFDKARELYGDPLPELVQKRLEKELDSIIGNGFSVIYLISQKLVNKSVQDGYLVGSRGSVGSSFVATMTGITEVNPLAPHYRCPKCQYSHFFTEGEVGSGFDLAEKNCPECGTKMDSDGHDIPFETFLGFKGDKVPDIDLNFSGEYQAHAHNYTKELFGEDYVYRAGTITTIADKTAFGFVKGYEGDKQLTYRKPEIDRLAKGLTGVRRSTGQHPGGIIVVPNDMDIYDFTPIQYPADDQEAEWKTTHFDFHSIHDNLLKLDILGHDDPTMIRKLQDLSGIDPQTIPVSDEEVMKIFSGPEVLGVTAEQIFSKTGTLGIPEFGTGFVRGMLEQTHPSTFSELLQISGLSHGTDVWLDNAEELIRKRNIPLSEVIGCRDDIMVYLQHQGLDDDLAFKIMEFVRKGRGLSEEWIAEMKEHGVPQWYIDSCLKIKYMFPKAHAAAYVLMALRVAYFKVHHPLYYYAAYFSVRASDFDLVAMTQGKNSVKAAIKEINDKGYDQTAKDRSLLTVLELANEMIERGFHFEMVNIDESHATDFLVKDEKTLLAPFRAVPSLGSSVAQAIVQAREDSDFLSKEDLSKRGKVSKTVMEYFSVNHVVDHLPDENQLSLFDL; this comes from the coding sequence ATGGCATTAGATCGTCACGACTTATTTCAAGTATTGTTAAAACAGCTTAATCTAGCTGAACAAAGTAATTATTCAGAATTAAAGCGCGGAGAAATTCAGTCACTGACCGTATTAAAAAGTAAACACCAGTGGAATTTGCAGTTACAATTCCCCTCATTATTGCCAGTTGATCAGTATATTTTGTTAAGAAGTCAATTGGATCGTACATTTGCTGATATTGCAACGATTCATTTAACCATTAGTACAGAAGATAAGACGTATGATGAAGCGGATATGACCGATTATTGGCGAGTGGCTTGTCAATTAAGCGAGATTGATTCCCCGTTGTGCAATCAATTATTTGCTGAGTCAACCCCGGTTATAAAGCAAGGGAAGCCGATTTTTTATATTGAACATGAATTAACGTTAGATAAATTTAAGCAAGATTTTTTTGCGGTCATCAATGCGGCGTATCATCAGGTAGGATTTCCTGATAACTTCCGAATTGAGCCAGTCGTGGACAAACAGAAGAGCCAAGATAAGGTGAATGAATTCAAAGAAGAGAAAGAAAAACAAGATGAGGCACTCGCACAGCGCTTAACGGAGCAATTCCATGAAGTGCAAGCTCGTCAGCAACAACAGCAGGCTCACGTGGATACGCCAAGTGGTCCAATTCAAATTGGACGCGATATTCCAGAGAATGACCCTATTCGTGAGATGCAAACTGTGGTGAGTGAAGAAGGTCAAGTGACATTTGAAGGATATTTATTTGACGTTACTATTCGTGACCTGCGTTCAGGTCGAAAACTCCTCTTGATGAGCATGACGGATTATACTTCTTCATTCAGGTTGAAAAAGTTCTTAAATCCGAATGAAGAAGCCACTGCTGAGCTGATTAAAGAGGGAGTGTGGATGCGCGCACGTGGTCGTGTACAAGAAGATACCTTTGATAAAGATATTGTAATGATGGTACAGAGTTTGCAAGAAATTAAAAAAGAATCGCGTAAAGATACTGCCCCAGATGATCGTAAGCGCATTGAATTACATGCGCATTCAACGATGAGTCAGATGGATTCCGTTGTGAGCCCAACAGAATTGGTCGAAAAAGCAGCTGAATTTGGTCATGCGGCTGTTGCTTTAAGTGATCATGCGGTGTTGCAAGGATATCCTGATGCTCACTTCGCTGCCCAAAAGCATGGTATAAAGATGATTTACGGGCTAGAAGCTTATTTAGTTGATGATGGTGTTCCAGTAGCCTATCATCCAGCCGAATTGAACTTGCAAGAAGCAACTTATGTCGTTTTTGATGTGGAGACGACAGGTTTGTCAGCTATTTATGACAAAATTATTGAGCTGGCTGCCGTGAAGATGGTAGACGGCCAAATCATTGAAGAATTTCAAGAATTTATCGATCCTGGTCATGAATTGTCAGAGACGACGATTAACTTAACGGGAATAACCGATGACATGGTCCGGGGCTCAAAATCAGAAGAGGAAGTACTGGAAGCCTTCAAAGCATTCACTAAAGATACGATTTTGGTGGCGCATAATGCTAGCTTCGATATGGGGTTTTTGAATGCGGCATACAATAATCATCAACTTGGTGAGTCCACATTACCTGTGATCGATACGTTAGAGCTATCCCGGACGCTTCACCCCAATATTAAAACACACCGTCTAAATACGTTAGCAAAACGTTATGATGTGGCTTTAGAACAGCATCACCGAGCTATTTATGATTCGCAAACAACCGCTCGTTTACTCTGGATTTTTCTCAAAGAAGCGAGAGATAAATTTCAAATGGAAACACACCGCTCACTTAATGATCGAGTTGGAGAAGGTGATGCGTACAAACAAGCGCGTCCAACACATGCTACCATTTTAGTGAAAAATGCGACGGGCTTGAAAAACTTGTTTAAAATTGTGTCAGAATCATTAACTCATTATTATTATCGGGTACCCCGTGTACCCAAGTCATTGCTTAATAAATATCGGGACGGCTTGCTTGTCGGGAGTGGCTGCGGGCAAGGAGAAGTTTTTGAAGCAATGATGCAAAAGGGAATGGATGAAGCGCGGAGTGTTTCTAAGTATTATGACTACATTGAACTGATGCCTAAAGAAGCTTATATTGACTTAATTGATCGTGAATTAATTCAAGACGAGGCCAATTTGGAAGATATTTTGCGAAACTTAATTAAACTAGCGCACAATGAGAATAAATATCCTGTCGCAGTGGGCAATGTGCATTATCTGGAACCGAGAGATGCTATATTCCGTGACATTTTGTTGGAAACCTCGAAAAAAGGTGCGCGTGCGCATACACGAAATCCACAAGTGCACTTTAGAACAACGGATGAAATGTTAACAGCATTTTCGTTCTTAGAGCCGGAATTAGCTGAAGAGATCGTCATTGACAATACGCATAAAATTGCGGATTCCATTGATATTATTTCGCCGGTGCGAACGGATCTCTATACGCCAAAGATGGAGGGAGCAGAAGCAGAAATCCGTCAGATGAGTTTTGATAAAGCTCGAGAATTATACGGTGATCCATTGCCAGAGCTTGTTCAAAAACGCTTGGAAAAAGAGTTAGATAGTATTATTGGGAATGGGTTCTCTGTTATTTACTTGATTTCACAAAAATTAGTGAATAAAAGTGTTCAAGATGGGTACTTGGTCGGTTCACGAGGATCGGTCGGGTCAAGTTTTGTAGCAACCATGACAGGCATTACTGAAGTGAATCCGTTAGCGCCACATTACCGATGTCCTAAGTGTCAGTATTCTCACTTTTTTACGGAAGGAGAAGTGGGGTCCGGCTTTGATTTAGCTGAGAAGAATTGCCCGGAATGTGGAACTAAAATGGACTCAGACGGTCATGACATTCCATTTGAGACATTTTTAGGTTTCAAAGGAGATAAGGTTCCCGATATTGATCTAAACTTTTCAGGAGAATATCAGGCGCATGCGCATAATTATACGAAGGAACTGTTCGGAGAAGATTATGTTTATCGAGCAGGAACGATTACAACCATTGCCGATAAGACTGCTTTTGGCTTTGTGAAAGGATATGAGGGCGATAAGCAATTGACCTACCGCAAGCCAGAAATTGATCGCTTGGCCAAAGGTTTGACGGGAGTGCGTCGATCAACCGGTCAGCACCCGGGTGGTATTATTGTTGTGCCGAATGATATGGATATTTATGATTTCACACCTATTCAGTATCCAGCCGATGACCAAGAAGCAGAGTGGAAGACAACGCACTTCGATTTCCATTCCATTCATGATAACCTACTGAAGCTTGATATTCTGGGTCACGATGATCCAACGATGATTCGGAAGTTACAAGATTTATCCGGGATTGATCCACAGACAATTCCGGTGAGCGATGAAGAGGTAATGAAGATTTTCAGTGGACCAGAAGTGCTTGGTGTAACAGCAGAACAAATTTTTTCTAAGACAGGAACACTGGGTATTCCTGAGTTCGGAACTGGTTTTGTGCGGGGGATGTTGGAGCAGACGCATCCATCAACCTTCTCTGAATTGCTTCAGATTTCTGGGTTATCACATGGGACCGATGTGTGGCTAGATAATGCAGAAGAGTTGATTCGGAAGCGAAATATCCCACTATCCGAAGTGATTGGGTGTCGTGATGATATTATGGTTTATTTACAACACCAAGGTTTAGATGATGATTTAGCTTTTAAGATTATGGAATTTGTACGAAAAGGTCGAGGGCTTAGCGAGGAATGGATTGCTGAGATGAAGGAACATGGAGTGCCTCAATGGTACATTGATTCCTGCTTGAAAATTAAATATATGTTCCCGAAAGCTCATGCCGCCGCTTATGTCTTGATGGCGCTCAGGGTGGCTTACTTCAAGGTTCACCACCCACTCTATTATTATGCAGCGTACTTTTCTGTTCGGGCCAGTGATTTTGACTTAGTGGCTATGACACAAGGGAAGAATTCAGTAAAAGCCGCTATTAAAGAAATCAATGACAAAGGGTATGACCAAACCGCTAAAGATCGTTCGCTATTGACAGTTCTGGAACTGGCTAATGAAATGATCGAACGGGGCTTTCATTTCGAGATGGTTAATATTGATGAATCACATGCCACCGATTTTCTAGTGAAGGATGAGAAAACGCTCTTAGCTCCGTTCCGGGCAGTTCCTTCACTTGGCTCTAGTGTTGCTCAAGCGATTGTACAAGCGCGAGAAGATAGTGATTTCTTATCTAAAGAAGATTTATCCAAACGCGGTAAAGTATCTAAAACGGTGATGGAATACTTCAGTGTGAATCATGTTGTAGATCACTTGCCTGACGAGAACCAATTGTCACTATTCGATTTGTAA
- a CDS encoding proline--tRNA ligase, whose protein sequence is MRQSKLFAPTLRELPSDAEAKSHQLMLRAGYIRQVASGVYAYLPLAHRVLANITKIVREEMEAIDAVEMDLPSFIPADLWQETGRYATYGPELMKMKDRHERDFILGPTHEETFTDLIRGDIDSYKKLPLTLYQIQTKYRDEKRPRFGLLRGREFLMKDAYSFHMSDETLDETYQAMDQAYSKIFSRLGLNYKAIIADAGSMGGRESTEFMALSESGEDTIVYSNASDYAANLEMAESAVPELTTNNEPQLEREIVETPNVRTIEEVGAFLSKSSEEILKSVLFIADDERPIFVVVRGDHAVNEIKVKGQVGASSLRPATDEEIYEQFGATPGFAGPIDLPEGVQIIVDYHVKNSVNTVIGANKDDHHFININPERDFDQFDYADLRMVEEGDPAPTDEGQLVFERGIEIGHIFKLGTFYSEKMDATVLDNTGRPQPIIMGSYGIGISRLLSAIIEQNYDDKGIVWPSNIAPFDVHIVPIKLADADQSALTEEIEQLLEEAGLSVLIDDRNERAGVKFTDAELFGIPVQITVGRDAAEGVVELTSRRDGQQFKLKKEDIIDTIKQLDQ, encoded by the coding sequence ATGAGACAATCAAAATTATTCGCCCCAACCTTAAGAGAACTACCAAGTGATGCGGAGGCTAAGAGTCATCAGCTGATGTTACGAGCAGGGTATATTCGACAAGTGGCTTCCGGTGTGTATGCTTACTTGCCACTTGCTCACCGTGTCTTAGCCAATATTACTAAGATTGTGCGTGAAGAGATGGAAGCGATCGATGCAGTGGAGATGGATTTACCAAGCTTTATTCCGGCTGATTTATGGCAAGAGACCGGTCGTTATGCAACATATGGGCCAGAATTAATGAAGATGAAAGATCGTCATGAACGTGATTTTATTCTAGGACCAACCCATGAAGAGACATTCACAGATTTAATTCGCGGGGATATTGATTCATACAAGAAGTTACCATTGACGTTATATCAGATCCAGACAAAATATCGCGATGAGAAGCGACCGCGCTTTGGCTTACTGCGGGGTCGTGAATTCTTAATGAAAGATGCCTATTCGTTTCATATGAGTGATGAAACATTAGATGAAACATATCAAGCAATGGATCAAGCTTACAGTAAAATTTTTAGTCGCCTAGGCTTAAATTATAAAGCGATTATTGCTGATGCAGGATCAATGGGAGGCCGTGAATCAACTGAATTTATGGCATTATCTGAATCAGGCGAAGATACCATTGTATATTCTAATGCGAGTGATTATGCAGCTAACTTAGAAATGGCTGAGAGTGCTGTGCCGGAATTAACTACGAATAATGAACCGCAATTAGAGCGAGAAATAGTCGAAACACCAAATGTGCGTACAATTGAAGAAGTCGGTGCATTTTTATCCAAATCATCTGAAGAAATATTAAAGAGTGTCTTATTTATAGCGGATGACGAACGACCTATCTTTGTAGTTGTGCGCGGCGATCATGCGGTGAATGAAATAAAGGTGAAGGGACAAGTCGGCGCTTCTAGCTTACGACCAGCAACGGATGAAGAGATTTATGAACAGTTTGGTGCTACTCCAGGATTTGCTGGACCAATCGATTTGCCAGAAGGTGTTCAGATTATTGTGGATTACCACGTCAAAAATAGCGTCAATACAGTTATTGGAGCGAATAAAGATGATCACCACTTCATCAATATTAATCCTGAACGTGATTTTGATCAGTTCGACTATGCTGACTTGCGTATGGTAGAAGAAGGGGATCCTGCTCCAACTGATGAGGGACAGCTTGTATTCGAACGTGGTATTGAAATTGGGCATATTTTTAAATTAGGGACATTTTATAGTGAAAAAATGGATGCAACAGTTTTAGATAATACAGGACGTCCACAACCAATTATTATGGGAAGTTACGGAATCGGTATTAGTCGCTTGCTATCAGCAATTATTGAACAGAATTATGATGATAAAGGAATTGTGTGGCCAAGTAACATTGCACCGTTCGATGTCCATATTGTGCCTATTAAATTAGCGGATGCGGATCAGAGTGCGCTTACTGAAGAAATTGAACAATTATTGGAAGAAGCAGGCCTGTCTGTCTTAATTGATGACCGTAACGAACGGGCTGGAGTGAAATTTACGGATGCTGAACTGTTCGGTATTCCTGTTCAAATTACTGTTGGGCGTGATGCAGCAGAGGGTGTGGTTGAGCTTACCTCGCGCCGTGATGGCCAACAATTTAAACTTAAAAAAGAAGATATTATCGATACAATCAAGCAATTAGATCAATAA
- the rseP gene encoding RIP metalloprotease RseP, whose translation MTIVQSILMFIIVFGVLVFIHELGHYLFAKRAGILVREFAIGFGPKLMSIRKGETAYTLRMLPLGGYVMMAGYEEDDDIRSGMFVSVELNPQNEITHIDTTQEVQLNNALPLEVQDFDLVDELYLVGRVQGQEELERFKVAETALVTQENGVAVQIAPWNRRFNHAKVGDKMLTNFAGPLNNFILAIILFMALAFIQGGTPPTFNSSPIIGDILPNSPAQTAQIQPGDKIVAIDGEAVDTIEAVSDTISKHPNEPIMLDVQRDVGRQTLEVTPEQVEAPNGETIGQIGIVYARENGFLAKVSFGFTQTWDVIKQLVGAFAGLFTGRLGVDQLGGPVAVFQVTDSVVQTSGFIGLLSLAAGLSANLGFVNLIPIPGLDGGKLLLNIVELLRGKPISEEKEMMITMVGALFLIGLMIVVTWNDIQNFF comes from the coding sequence ATGACGATAGTGCAATCTATATTGATGTTTATTATTGTATTTGGTGTGTTGGTTTTTATTCATGAATTAGGCCATTACTTATTTGCCAAACGAGCAGGTATTTTGGTACGTGAATTTGCGATTGGCTTCGGTCCTAAACTAATGAGTATTCGCAAAGGAGAGACCGCTTATACGCTTCGGATGTTGCCATTAGGGGGTTATGTCATGATGGCAGGTTATGAAGAAGATGATGATATTCGCTCTGGAATGTTTGTATCCGTTGAACTCAATCCCCAGAATGAAATCACACATATCGATACGACACAAGAGGTTCAATTAAATAATGCCCTGCCACTGGAAGTACAAGATTTTGATTTAGTAGATGAGTTATACTTAGTAGGACGCGTGCAAGGCCAGGAGGAACTTGAACGATTTAAGGTAGCAGAGACAGCTCTTGTAACGCAAGAAAATGGTGTAGCTGTTCAAATCGCACCATGGAATCGGCGGTTTAACCATGCTAAAGTAGGAGATAAGATGTTAACTAACTTTGCTGGACCGCTCAATAATTTTATTTTAGCTATTATTTTATTTATGGCGCTGGCCTTTATTCAAGGAGGAACACCGCCAACGTTCAATTCTTCGCCCATTATCGGTGACATTTTACCCAATTCGCCTGCCCAGACAGCACAAATTCAACCAGGTGATAAAATTGTAGCGATCGATGGGGAAGCTGTAGACACTATTGAAGCGGTATCTGATACGATTTCTAAGCATCCAAACGAACCGATTATGCTAGATGTTCAGCGAGATGTTGGTCGTCAAACATTAGAAGTCACTCCGGAACAAGTTGAGGCACCAAATGGCGAAACGATTGGACAAATTGGAATTGTCTATGCTCGTGAAAATGGATTTTTAGCCAAAGTGTCATTTGGCTTTACCCAAACATGGGATGTGATTAAACAATTAGTTGGTGCATTTGCTGGTTTGTTCACGGGACGCTTAGGTGTTGATCAATTAGGTGGACCAGTAGCAGTCTTTCAAGTGACGGATAGTGTTGTTCAAACATCGGGATTTATTGGTTTACTTAGCTTAGCAGCTGGATTGAGTGCAAATTTAGGCTTTGTTAACTTGATTCCTATTCCAGGCCTTGATGGTGGGAAGTTATTGCTTAACATTGTGGAGTTACTACGAGGAAAACCCATTAGTGAAGAAAAAGAAATGATGATTACAATGGTGGGTGCGCTCTTTTTAATCGGACTCATGATTGTAGTGACGTGGAATGACATCCAGAATTTTTTCTAA
- a CDS encoding phosphatidate cytidylyltransferase: MRERVKTAIIFGAVFIPILVLGDLPLLLLTTFLAIRGLFELLRMINIPFFSVPSILAHLGISFIVFSDVITPFLPGFIQGHHVIGIMTLSLLVIATIHQRFTFIDAGITLIGQLYIGFGFYSLHYIRRESALLLIFIVLAIWASDIGAYMVGRRVGKRKLAPALSPNKTIEGSIGGILSAMLVGAIYISSLPNFQYNLPIGMLVAGICAISGQFGDLIESGMKREFKVKDSGRILPGHGGILDRFDSMIFTMTLVLLMGIV, from the coding sequence GTGAGAGAACGTGTTAAGACGGCGATAATTTTTGGAGCTGTATTTATACCAATATTGGTGTTGGGGGATTTGCCGCTACTCTTATTAACTACATTTTTAGCAATAAGAGGCTTGTTTGAGTTACTGCGTATGATTAATATACCATTTTTTAGCGTGCCAAGTATATTGGCTCACTTAGGAATTTCGTTTATTGTATTCAGTGATGTGATTACACCATTCTTGCCAGGCTTTATTCAGGGGCACCATGTCATTGGGATTATGACGCTTTCCTTGTTAGTAATAGCAACTATTCATCAGCGATTTACCTTTATCGATGCGGGAATTACGTTGATTGGTCAGCTCTATATCGGGTTTGGTTTCTATTCCTTACATTATATTCGACGAGAAAGTGCTTTATTACTTATTTTTATTGTTTTAGCCATTTGGGCATCTGATATTGGAGCATATATGGTGGGACGGCGAGTTGGTAAACGAAAATTAGCTCCTGCTCTATCTCCTAATAAGACAATTGAAGGATCGATTGGCGGCATTCTTTCTGCAATGCTAGTTGGCGCTATCTATATTAGTAGTTTACCGAATTTTCAATATAACCTTCCTATTGGTATGCTTGTGGCTGGAATTTGTGCGATATCAGGCCAGTTTGGTGACTTAATTGAATCGGGAATGAAGCGTGAATTTAAGGTGAAAGATTCGGGCCGAATTTTGCCGGGTCATGGTGGAATATTGGACCGATTTGATAGTATGATTTTTACGATGACATTAGTGTTATTAATGGGCATCGTGTAA
- a CDS encoding isoprenyl transferase: protein MSAVSNQLTVPKHVAIIMDGNGRWAKERGLKRTEGHREGMEAIRRIAHHAADKGVKVLTLYAFSTENWKRPPQEVHYLMKLPVEFFDRFVPELIANNIRVNMMGIKDKVPSSTLKAIHKAIDETKHCTGMVLNFAFNYGGRLEIVEAIKTIAQDVSDGQVAIREIDEELITQRLFSNDLAPYSDIDLMIRSSGEQRLSNFMLWQNAYSEFYFVEKNWPDFDGKIFDEAILSYQKRHRRFGGLV from the coding sequence ATGAGCGCAGTGAGTAACCAATTAACGGTACCTAAGCATGTGGCAATTATTATGGATGGAAACGGGCGATGGGCAAAAGAGCGCGGGTTAAAGCGAACAGAAGGTCATCGGGAAGGGATGGAGGCTATCCGTCGAATTGCTCATCATGCAGCTGACAAAGGGGTTAAAGTTCTGACGTTATACGCTTTTTCAACTGAAAATTGGAAACGACCTCCACAAGAAGTACATTATTTGATGAAGTTGCCGGTTGAATTTTTTGATCGCTTTGTTCCGGAATTAATTGCCAATAATATTCGAGTTAATATGATGGGTATTAAAGATAAGGTGCCATCCTCAACACTTAAAGCTATCCATAAGGCCATAGATGAGACAAAACATTGTACAGGAATGGTGTTGAATTTTGCATTCAATTATGGTGGGCGCTTGGAGATTGTTGAGGCGATAAAAACAATTGCCCAAGATGTTTCAGATGGGCAAGTAGCTATCAGAGAGATCGATGAAGAATTGATCACCCAACGATTATTTTCGAATGATTTAGCACCGTATAGTGATATTGATTTAATGATTCGAAGTAGCGGCGAGCAACGCTTGAGTAACTTTATGTTATGGCAAAATGCGTATAGTGAATTTTATTTTGTGGAGAAAAATTGGCCGGATTTTGATGGAAAAATCTTCGATGAAGCAATATTGAGTTATCAGAAAAGACATCGACGTTTTGGTGGCTTGGTGTAA
- a CDS encoding sulfatase-like hydrolase/transferase, with product MKQGDCRGSQPNIILIVSDDHGYGDLAFREEVPDVATPNLDRLRASGMLLEQGYVSAPICSPSRAGLMVGSYQQRWGAKWFDSSNFAPEPYLSIPEVLKQSGYRSGYFGKVHYGPDKPGTRACPDQHGFDESFYGLAALSMGRLHYLRHEVEAAEQFGEETAERNGVYPMYHNGEAVDCHTHLTVEFANRAIDFIDASLHAEVPYFCMVAFNAVHNFTWQLPDEELKQRGLPSFPDFDEEKHDYYDWYDGVVMPHLENGRDYYLAQLEIMDREIGRILDKIEAEAEQENTLIIYLTDNGGSPCNYGNNAPLFGTKYSLYEGGIRVPFIASWPGVIEADSQSRNLVSSLDLLPTFAYLAGKSLANQEYPIDGKNIVPTFLGQDGGHEELYFDTGFQWSVRDQAWKLRNVRGEEAKNAAQALKETEHADIGYGTSLVPIGQSLDESEEANQATDRPDLVAYYQERYNQWAADIYSKIKNPNNNN from the coding sequence ATGAAACAAGGAGATTGTCGAGGAAGTCAACCGAATATTATTTTAATTGTGTCGGATGATCATGGCTATGGTGATCTAGCATTTAGAGAAGAAGTGCCTGATGTAGCTACACCTAACTTGGATCGTTTGCGTGCTTCAGGAATGTTGTTGGAGCAAGGTTACGTGAGTGCTCCTATTTGTTCACCATCGCGGGCGGGCTTGATGGTCGGTAGTTATCAGCAGCGATGGGGTGCAAAATGGTTCGATTCTTCTAATTTTGCCCCAGAACCATATTTATCAATTCCAGAAGTGTTGAAGCAATCGGGCTATCGATCCGGCTACTTTGGTAAGGTACATTATGGTCCCGATAAACCAGGGACACGTGCTTGTCCAGATCAGCATGGATTTGATGAATCATTTTATGGACTGGCGGCACTCAGTATGGGACGTTTGCATTACTTGAGGCATGAAGTGGAGGCAGCAGAACAGTTTGGTGAAGAGACCGCTGAGCGTAATGGGGTATATCCCATGTATCACAATGGGGAGGCTGTTGATTGTCATACGCACTTAACGGTGGAGTTTGCTAATCGGGCAATTGATTTTATTGACGCATCACTGCATGCTGAGGTGCCGTATTTTTGTATGGTAGCCTTCAATGCGGTGCATAATTTCACTTGGCAACTGCCAGATGAGGAATTGAAGCAGCGAGGATTGCCGTCGTTCCCTGATTTTGATGAGGAGAAGCATGATTATTATGATTGGTATGATGGCGTGGTTATGCCGCATTTGGAGAATGGGCGCGACTACTACTTAGCACAGTTGGAGATTATGGACCGTGAGATTGGCCGAATTCTGGATAAGATTGAAGCGGAAGCTGAGCAAGAGAATACACTTATTATTTACTTGACTGATAATGGGGGTTCGCCGTGTAATTACGGGAATAATGCACCATTGTTTGGGACCAAATATTCGTTGTATGAAGGAGGCATTCGGGTGCCATTCATTGCGTCATGGCCGGGCGTTATTGAAGCCGATAGTCAGTCACGCAATTTAGTGTCAAGCTTGGATTTATTACCAACCTTTGCTTACTTAGCGGGTAAATCTTTAGCTAACCAAGAATATCCAATCGATGGAAAAAATATTGTGCCGACATTTTTAGGTCAAGATGGTGGCCATGAGGAGTTATACTTCGATACTGGGTTTCAGTGGAGTGTTCGTGATCAAGCGTGGAAATTGCGCAATGTACGTGGTGAAGAAGCCAAAAATGCTGCGCAAGCACTCAAAGAAACGGAACATGCGGATATCGGGTATGGGACATCGCTTGTTCCAATAGGGCAGTCGCTTGATGAGTCAGAAGAAGCCAACCAAGCCACCGACCGACCTGATTTGGTTGCATATTATCAAGAACGCTATAATCAATGGGCTGCGGATATTTATAGCAAAATAAAGAATCCAAATAACAATAATTAA
- the frr gene encoding ribosome recycling factor, which yields MTDQLLKDLKQRMKKAEESLKYELGGIRAGRANASLVDRVTVNYYGADTPLNQMANISVPEARVLLISPYDKSTLGDIETAIQKSDIGIPPSNDGDVIRLVIPALTEERRKEIAKRVGQEEENAKIAIRNIRRDGMDNVKKSEKNGDISEDERHRLEDDIQKLTDEFTKRADEAAREKEDEILGN from the coding sequence ATGACTGATCAATTATTGAAAGACTTAAAACAACGGATGAAAAAAGCAGAAGAATCATTGAAGTATGAATTAGGTGGTATTCGTGCCGGTCGCGCGAATGCGAGCTTAGTGGACCGTGTAACTGTAAATTACTACGGAGCGGACACACCATTAAATCAGATGGCTAATATTTCGGTACCGGAAGCGCGTGTGCTTTTAATTTCGCCATATGACAAGAGTACATTAGGCGACATCGAGACAGCTATTCAAAAATCAGATATTGGTATTCCGCCGTCAAACGATGGAGATGTGATTCGATTAGTGATTCCAGCTTTAACGGAAGAACGTCGAAAAGAAATTGCTAAACGCGTTGGCCAAGAAGAAGAAAACGCTAAAATTGCAATCCGTAATATTCGTCGTGATGGGATGGATAATGTGAAGAAGAGTGAGAAAAATGGGGACATCTCAGAAGATGAACGCCACCGCTTAGAAGATGACATTCAAAAATTAACTGATGAATTTACTAAAAGAGCAGACGAAGCGGCAAGAGAAAAAGAAGACGAAATTCTTGGGAACTAA